Proteins encoded by one window of Prevotella nigrescens:
- the lpxA gene encoding acyl-ACP--UDP-N-acetylglucosamine O-acyltransferase: MSSEISPKADVSPKAKIGDGCKIFPFVYIEDDVVIGDNCIVFPFVSILNGSRIGNGNKIHQCSVIGALPQDFNFVGEKSECVIGDNNVIRENVVINRATHRGCQTVIGSNNFLMEGVHISHDTKVGNHCIFSYGTKIAGDCEVADRAIYSSGVIQKARTRVGTAAYITAGTTFARDVPPYIVAGGSPVAYDSVNTSVCRELEISEKVIKHIANAYRLVFHGQTSVFDACIQIDEQVPNSPEIRNIVEFIRKTEHGIICKI; this comes from the coding sequence ATGAGTAGTGAGATTAGTCCAAAAGCCGATGTTTCTCCGAAAGCGAAGATAGGCGACGGCTGCAAAATATTTCCATTCGTTTACATCGAAGACGATGTAGTAATTGGCGACAACTGTATCGTGTTTCCATTCGTCAGCATTCTGAATGGCAGCCGAATAGGCAACGGAAACAAGATACACCAATGCAGCGTTATTGGTGCATTGCCACAAGATTTCAACTTCGTTGGCGAAAAAAGCGAGTGTGTTATCGGCGACAACAACGTCATCAGAGAGAATGTTGTTATCAACCGTGCTACCCACCGTGGTTGCCAAACCGTCATCGGGTCGAACAACTTCCTTATGGAAGGCGTGCACATCAGCCACGACACCAAGGTGGGCAACCACTGCATATTCAGCTACGGCACCAAGATTGCAGGCGATTGCGAGGTTGCCGACCGTGCAATCTACTCGTCCGGCGTCATTCAGAAAGCCAGGACACGCGTAGGGACTGCCGCTTACATAACGGCAGGAACCACCTTTGCCCGCGACGTTCCACCGTACATCGTAGCTGGCGGCAGCCCTGTTGCCTACGACAGTGTGAACACGTCGGTTTGCCGCGAACTGGAAATCAGCGAAAAAGTGATTAAACACATAGCCAATGCCTACCGACTTGTGTTCCACGGACAGACTTCCGTGTTCGACGCCTGCATACAAATAGACGAGCAGGTGCCCAATTCGCCCGAAATCCGCAACATTGTCGAGTTCATTCGGAAAACTGAACACGGCATCATCTGCAAGATATAA
- the rfbA gene encoding glucose-1-phosphate thymidylyltransferase RfbA, producing the protein MKGIVLAGGSGTRLYPITKGISKQLIPIYDKPMIYYPISALMLAGIKEILIISTPYDLPGFKRLLGDGHDFGVKFEYAEQPSPDGLAQAFIIGEEFIGSDSVCLVLGDNIFYGAGFTGMLKESVITAEQDGKATVFGYFVNDPERYGVAEFDKAGNCLSIEEKPKHPKSNYAVVGLYFYPNSVVEIAKNIKPSARGELEITTVNQEYLAKNELKVQTLQRGFAWLDTGTHNSLSEASTFIECIEKRQGLKIACLEEIAYKKGWISNQQLRESAEVMKKNEYGQYLLCLADGNNQ; encoded by the coding sequence ATGAAAGGTATTGTTCTAGCAGGAGGGTCAGGTACGCGCCTTTATCCAATTACGAAAGGCATAAGCAAACAGTTGATACCTATTTATGATAAACCAATGATTTATTATCCTATTTCCGCCTTAATGCTTGCAGGCATAAAAGAAATATTGATAATATCAACTCCATACGATTTGCCAGGTTTTAAGCGTCTTTTAGGCGATGGACATGATTTTGGAGTAAAATTTGAATATGCAGAGCAACCGTCGCCAGACGGATTAGCACAAGCTTTCATCATTGGAGAAGAGTTTATTGGAAGCGATTCCGTTTGTTTGGTTTTAGGCGATAATATATTTTACGGTGCCGGCTTTACAGGAATGTTGAAAGAAAGTGTAATAACAGCAGAACAAGATGGAAAAGCAACTGTCTTTGGCTATTTTGTGAACGACCCGGAACGCTATGGTGTTGCAGAATTTGACAAAGCAGGGAATTGTCTTAGTATTGAAGAAAAACCCAAACATCCAAAAAGTAATTATGCTGTTGTCGGATTGTATTTCTATCCTAATAGTGTTGTAGAAATAGCAAAGAACATAAAACCTTCAGCACGAGGAGAACTCGAAATAACAACGGTAAATCAAGAATATCTCGCAAAAAATGAACTCAAGGTTCAAACGCTACAGCGTGGTTTCGCATGGTTAGATACAGGTACACATAATAGTTTGTCGGAAGCAAGCACCTTTATTGAATGTATTGAAAAACGACAAGGTCTAAAAATTGCCTGTCTTGAAGAAATTGCGTATAAAAAAGGTTGGATAAGCAACCAACAACTTAGAGAAAGTGCAGAGGTAATGAAGAAGAATGAATATGGTCAATATCTTCTTTGTCTTGCTGATGGTAACAATCAATAG
- a CDS encoding transposase translates to MYFCRDCGRQFQSDQRIDNVCLWSDYLTEKRTISELSTLHKCSERTIRRRLSSVADSFTPIYPESATIILDTTYFPKTFGVMLFQDAASGRILHRRFVRNETNKEYLEGLRCIKEGGTRIKAVVCDGHVGLLQAVTSCPVQMCQFHLYFKFVFLNSGGTRIKAVVCDGHVGLLQAVTSCPVQMCQFHQLQIVRRLLTNNPHLPAGIELLALMRSMFSIGKEEFTSGFDKWCDEWKEFLDERTLLISGKTTYTHRRLRSARRSVKTHLKWLYTYEEYPELEIPNTTNLLEGFNSQLKKALRNHNGMKEVNKKKFIDGFLNIKK, encoded by the coding sequence ATGTACTTTTGCAGGGATTGTGGCAGGCAATTTCAAAGTGATCAGCGTATAGACAATGTGTGTTTATGGAGTGACTATCTGACCGAGAAGCGAACTATTTCTGAGCTTTCCACTCTTCACAAATGCTCAGAAAGAACCATACGCCGTAGGCTAAGTTCAGTGGCAGACAGCTTCACTCCCATCTATCCTGAATCTGCAACAATAATACTGGACACGACCTACTTCCCCAAGACCTTTGGTGTGATGCTCTTTCAAGATGCCGCATCAGGCAGGATACTTCATCGTAGGTTTGTCAGGAACGAGACCAACAAGGAATACCTTGAGGGACTCAGATGCATTAAGGAGGGTGGAACTCGGATAAAGGCAGTGGTGTGTGATGGACATGTCGGGCTTTTACAAGCTGTAACATCCTGCCCTGTGCAGATGTGTCAATTCCACCTGTATTTTAAATTTGTCTTTTTAAACTCAGGTGGAACTCGGATAAAGGCAGTGGTGTGTGATGGACATGTCGGGCTTTTACAAGCTGTAACATCCTGCCCTGTGCAGATGTGTCAATTCCACCAGTTGCAGATAGTCAGAAGGCTTCTTACCAACAATCCGCATTTGCCAGCAGGCATCGAGCTGCTGGCATTAATGAGAAGCATGTTCTCTATTGGGAAAGAAGAATTCACATCAGGCTTTGATAAATGGTGTGACGAATGGAAAGAGTTCCTTGATGAACGAACTCTACTAATCTCAGGCAAGACAACCTATACACATAGAAGGCTGAGAAGTGCAAGGCGTTCGGTAAAGACACACCTTAAATGGCTCTATACGTATGAAGAATATCCTGAATTAGAGATACCCAATACAACAAATCTATTGGAAGGATTCAACTCACAACTTAAAAAGGCACTGCGTAATCATAATGGAATGAAGGAGGTTAATAAAAAGAAGTTCATAGATGGGTTCCTGAATATAAAAAAGTAG
- a CDS encoding efflux RND transporter permease subunit: MTFTNFIKRPVLSTVVSIFFVLLGMIGLISLPIEQYPDIAPPTISVMANYQGADAQTVLNSVVTPLEESINGVENMTYIQSTATNAGLAMITVYFKQGSDPNMASVNVQNRVSQAQALLPAEVTRAGVTVSKRQNSNVVMYTLTTDDGRYDDEFLTNYNAINIIPLLKRINGVGDVQNPGMKTYSMRIWLKPEKMKQYGLVPSDISGALAEQNIEAAPGSFGEQSNTKYEYTMRYKGRLKTEKEYGDIIISANNNGQTLHLRDVADVKLGGLMYSVSMLNNEKPAVVGMVQQIAGSNATQIAKDVKAALAEAQKTMPPGMKVVIQQDVTDFLFASMEEVIFTLFLTLALVFLVVYVFLQDFRSTLIPMIAVPVALIGSFFFLWMFGFSINLLTLSALLLAIAIVVDDAIVVVEAVHAKLDLGYKSSLTAAIDAMNEISGAIISITLVMAAVFVPVSFMSGTSGTFYREFGVTMAVSIIISAVNALTLSPALCAVFLKPHNEEEKKKLSRIDRFHLAFNTQYEKINTKYKKSVEKIINNRLVTGVSVVLGIVALVITMATTKTGLVPDEDTGVLFATVSLEPGMSQTETRKVTEQIDKMFKSNPYIETRAQIIGFNFIAGQGSDQATFILKLKPFEERKYGLFDRIKAVFDGAGIAGLFIDPTSSNMILGMIYKQTASIKGARILAFGPPMVPGFTMANGLSISMEDRTGGDLNKFFNITQDYLKALGERPEIGKAMTSYNPNYPQYMVDIDVAKAKQAGTSPSAILSVLQGYYGGMYASNFNAYGKLYRVMIQGTVESRIHESGLSNIYVRTKGGMAPVGEFCTLKRVYGPSNIARFNLFTAININVQAADGYSSGDAIKAVEEVAAEKLPAGYTYEFSGLTRSEQEASNSTAIIFVLCLVFVYLILSAQYESYILPLAVILSIPFGLAGAFLFTMLFGHNNDIYMQISLIMLIGLLAKNAILIVEFALERRRTGMAIKYAAILGAGARLRPILMTSLAMVIGLLPLMFASGVGKNGNQTLGAAAVGGMFIGTLCQVFIVPSLFVIFEYLQEKFKPMSFEDEENKQVAKELKPFLGGPAESYEVEE; this comes from the coding sequence ATGACTTTCACTAATTTTATAAAGCGTCCAGTACTATCAACAGTAGTATCCATATTTTTCGTGCTATTGGGTATGATAGGATTGATTTCGCTGCCAATTGAACAGTATCCGGATATTGCGCCACCAACCATTTCGGTGATGGCAAACTATCAAGGAGCTGACGCACAAACTGTATTGAACTCCGTTGTTACTCCATTGGAAGAGAGTATAAACGGTGTTGAGAATATGACTTATATACAATCAACGGCTACCAACGCTGGTCTTGCAATGATTACGGTTTACTTCAAGCAAGGTTCCGACCCTAATATGGCGTCAGTGAACGTGCAGAACCGTGTATCGCAGGCACAAGCCTTGCTACCAGCGGAAGTTACGCGTGCAGGTGTAACCGTGTCGAAACGTCAGAACTCGAACGTTGTGATGTATACATTAACAACCGACGATGGTCGTTACGACGACGAATTCCTCACAAACTACAACGCTATCAACATTATACCATTGCTGAAACGTATCAATGGTGTAGGCGATGTGCAGAATCCGGGTATGAAAACCTACTCTATGCGTATATGGTTGAAGCCCGAAAAGATGAAGCAATATGGTCTTGTGCCAAGCGATATTTCAGGTGCATTGGCTGAACAGAACATCGAAGCGGCTCCGGGTTCGTTCGGTGAGCAGAGCAATACGAAGTACGAATACACGATGCGATATAAGGGACGTCTCAAGACCGAAAAGGAATATGGCGACATTATCATATCAGCAAACAACAACGGACAAACCCTTCATCTTCGTGATGTAGCCGATGTGAAACTCGGTGGATTGATGTATTCTGTATCAATGCTGAACAATGAAAAGCCAGCAGTGGTCGGAATGGTTCAGCAAATTGCAGGTTCGAATGCCACGCAGATAGCAAAAGACGTGAAGGCAGCACTTGCAGAAGCACAGAAAACAATGCCTCCAGGAATGAAAGTAGTAATACAGCAAGATGTAACAGACTTCTTGTTTGCCTCTATGGAAGAAGTTATCTTCACGCTCTTCCTGACTTTGGCGTTGGTATTCCTTGTAGTTTATGTCTTCTTGCAAGACTTCCGTTCTACATTGATACCGATGATTGCCGTGCCAGTGGCGTTGATTGGTTCTTTCTTCTTCCTATGGATGTTCGGTTTCTCTATCAACTTGCTGACGCTTTCAGCCCTCTTGCTGGCGATTGCAATTGTGGTGGACGACGCCATTGTGGTGGTCGAAGCTGTCCATGCGAAGCTCGATTTGGGCTATAAGAGTTCGCTAACGGCAGCTATTGATGCGATGAACGAAATCTCAGGAGCCATTATTTCCATTACATTGGTAATGGCAGCCGTGTTCGTTCCTGTATCTTTCATGAGTGGAACATCAGGTACGTTCTATCGTGAGTTTGGTGTTACGATGGCTGTGTCTATCATTATATCTGCAGTGAATGCCTTGACGCTTTCTCCAGCCTTGTGTGCTGTCTTCTTAAAACCTCACAACGAGGAAGAAAAAAAGAAGTTAAGCCGCATCGACCGTTTCCATCTTGCATTCAATACACAGTACGAAAAGATTAATACGAAGTACAAAAAATCGGTTGAGAAGATTATCAACAACCGCCTCGTAACTGGTGTTTCTGTTGTTTTAGGTATTGTGGCATTGGTTATTACAATGGCAACCACCAAGACAGGACTTGTCCCTGACGAAGACACAGGTGTACTTTTTGCTACCGTTTCTTTGGAACCGGGTATGTCGCAGACTGAAACGCGTAAGGTAACGGAGCAGATTGATAAGATGTTTAAAAGCAATCCATACATTGAAACCCGTGCCCAAATCATTGGTTTCAACTTCATTGCCGGTCAAGGTTCAGACCAAGCGACCTTCATTCTCAAGTTAAAACCGTTTGAAGAAAGAAAGTATGGTTTGTTTGACCGTATCAAAGCGGTATTCGACGGTGCTGGTATTGCAGGCTTATTCATCGACCCGACATCTTCTAATATGATATTGGGTATGATTTACAAGCAGACTGCAAGCATCAAGGGAGCACGTATATTGGCATTCGGACCTCCTATGGTGCCTGGCTTTACGATGGCAAATGGTCTGTCCATTTCAATGGAAGACCGTACTGGTGGCGATTTGAACAAGTTCTTCAACATTACGCAAGACTATCTGAAAGCACTGGGTGAGCGTCCTGAAATCGGCAAGGCAATGACTTCGTACAATCCTAATTATCCTCAATATATGGTAGATATAGACGTGGCTAAGGCTAAACAAGCTGGAACTTCGCCTTCCGCTATCCTTTCTGTATTGCAAGGTTATTACGGTGGTATGTACGCATCAAACTTCAACGCTTACGGTAAGCTGTACCGAGTAATGATTCAAGGAACTGTGGAAAGTCGTATTCACGAAAGCGGATTGAGCAATATATATGTCAGAACCAAAGGTGGAATGGCACCAGTGGGTGAATTCTGTACTTTGAAACGTGTGTACGGCCCTTCTAACATTGCCCGTTTCAACCTGTTTACAGCCATTAACATAAACGTGCAAGCTGCTGACGGCTACTCATCGGGCGATGCTATTAAAGCCGTAGAAGAGGTTGCTGCCGAGAAACTTCCTGCAGGATATACTTACGAATTCTCTGGTCTGACACGTTCAGAGCAAGAAGCTTCCAACTCAACAGCCATCATTTTCGTTCTATGTCTTGTCTTTGTGTACCTTATTCTAAGTGCGCAATACGAAAGCTATATCCTTCCGTTGGCGGTTATTCTGTCTATCCCATTCGGTTTGGCGGGTGCTTTCCTCTTCACAATGCTATTCGGACACAACAACGACATCTATATGCAGATTTCGCTTATTATGCTGATTGGTCTGCTGGCAAAGAACGCCATCTTGATTGTAGAGTTCGCATTGGAACGCCGCCGTACAGGTATGGCAATTAAATATGCTGCCATTCTCGGTGCCGGTGCGCGTCTGCGCCCTATCCTTATGACCTCTCTTGCAATGGTTATCGGTCTGTTGCCATTGATGTTTGCAAGCGGTGTGGGCAAGAATGGTAACCAAACACTGGGTGCTGCTGCCGTAGGTGGTATGTTTATAGGTACGCTTTGTCAGGTGTTCATCGTTCCTTCGCTCTTCGTTATCTTTGAATACTTACAGGAAAAGTTTAAGCCTATGTCGTTCGAAGATGAGGAAAACAAACAAGTGGCAAAGGAATTGAAACCATTTCTTGGTGGTCCAGCAGAGAGCTACGAGGTAGAAGAGTAA
- a CDS encoding cell division protein ZapA, which yields MADDKLHIRLHVYDTELSVNIPREDEEYYRAASKLITDTVNTYATYFKGKKSDKDILYMAMLDITLHYKKEGARNDTAPFKEVLGKLTSEIEEALKK from the coding sequence ATGGCTGATGATAAATTGCATATCAGGTTACATGTATACGATACAGAACTGTCGGTGAATATTCCGCGTGAAGACGAAGAATATTATCGTGCAGCGTCAAAATTGATAACGGATACTGTAAATACCTATGCCACCTACTTCAAAGGTAAAAAGAGCGATAAAGACATATTATATATGGCTATGTTGGATATAACGCTTCATTACAAGAAAGAAGGTGCACGAAACGATACAGCACCATTTAAAGAAGTTCTTGGTAAACTCACTTCAGAGATAGAAGAAGCATTAAAAAAATAA
- a CDS encoding GumC family protein: MIEENKNVEKEYGQDENKNSFINFQLIYRTVILNWYWFILSVIICVGLAAIYLRYTTPTYQTVAKLLIKDQEDNKKSGIKYSSNLGTISNSEGIDNEIEILGSRSVAQDAVRDLKLYVNYTTKGRLKTTTLYRNQPLNVDVDSKHLENLNRPIELSIKRDSNTFILDGTYYVPTNERDAEGPFTLNTKFYSLPHSIVTRAGVITISSNQGRLLRKGEELNITLQSPKNACGQYVNDIQISKSSQGTSIAYLKMTDEIPNRSIDYLKQLVVAYNRQANEDKNTIALRTERFISSRLGKIGQELSATEGKLQNYKQQNGVVEQQVNAASSFSNQTASEQKLTEMETQIQLFNSIASEVKNSSRDFSQVIPSDVGLSDATASSLINKYNELVLERNRLLRSASASSPVVEPLTDQIRTLNKNIRRAIETARNNLEIQRDAVVDQFKKYNTEVAEAPVQERMIQSIEREHEVMSSLYSMLLQKREENSMSLAATVDKGKLIDDPQFAGIVSPNTEMIYLIALLVGLLLPSLVLFLIQFFRYKIEGHNDVVQLTKLPIIADVPVANEAAKGKADIVVHENQNNQMEEVFRAMRTNIQFILEENQKVILFTSSTSGEGKTFTAANLAVSFALLGKKVIFVGLDIRRPRLAEQFKINDHKHGITNLLIKNEPTLEKLKEQIVPSGVNQYLDLLMAGPIPPNPTELIARHSLNMVFDLLRQEYDYIIVDTAPVGLVTDTLQIGRIVDTTVYVCRADYTLKSSFDMINELSEEKKLPKMNIVLNGVDMSKKKYGYYYGYGRYGKYGRYGAGKYGKHGAYGNYGSFGNYRNSKYGNKNDNSIKR; encoded by the coding sequence ATGATAGAGGAAAATAAGAACGTCGAAAAAGAATATGGACAAGACGAAAATAAAAATTCGTTTATAAATTTTCAATTAATTTATCGCACCGTCATTCTTAATTGGTATTGGTTCATACTATCTGTAATTATTTGTGTAGGTTTGGCTGCTATTTACTTGCGCTATACTACGCCTACTTATCAAACTGTTGCGAAGTTACTTATTAAAGACCAAGAAGATAATAAGAAATCGGGGATAAAATATTCATCAAACCTTGGGACTATCTCCAATTCGGAGGGTATCGATAATGAGATAGAAATTCTGGGGTCAAGGTCTGTCGCTCAAGATGCCGTACGCGATTTGAAACTTTATGTAAACTACACAACAAAAGGAAGACTAAAGACGACAACACTCTATAGAAATCAACCACTAAATGTTGATGTCGATAGTAAACATTTAGAAAATTTAAACAGACCGATAGAACTTTCGATTAAACGCGATAGTAATACTTTCATTCTGGATGGTACATATTACGTTCCAACAAATGAACGTGATGCCGAGGGTCCATTTACATTGAATACAAAATTCTATTCTTTGCCACATTCCATTGTTACCCGTGCGGGCGTGATTACTATATCGTCTAATCAAGGTAGACTTTTAAGAAAAGGCGAAGAATTAAATATTACATTGCAATCGCCCAAAAATGCTTGCGGACAATATGTTAACGATATTCAAATTTCGAAAAGTTCGCAAGGGACAAGCATTGCTTATCTCAAAATGACAGACGAAATTCCTAATCGAAGCATCGATTATTTAAAGCAACTTGTTGTAGCTTATAACCGTCAAGCAAACGAAGACAAGAATACTATCGCTCTTCGTACAGAACGATTTATAAGTTCGCGCCTTGGTAAAATTGGTCAAGAATTGAGTGCTACCGAAGGTAAACTGCAGAACTACAAACAGCAAAACGGTGTAGTTGAACAACAAGTAAATGCAGCAAGTAGTTTTTCAAATCAAACTGCATCTGAACAGAAACTAACTGAAATGGAGACACAAATCCAGCTCTTTAATAGTATTGCTTCAGAAGTTAAAAATTCTTCAAGAGATTTTTCACAAGTAATACCATCTGATGTTGGTTTGAGCGATGCAACAGCATCAAGCCTTATCAATAAATATAATGAATTGGTATTAGAAAGAAATCGTCTTCTTCGTAGCGCTTCAGCAAGTTCTCCAGTAGTAGAACCTCTTACCGACCAAATAAGAACGCTTAACAAGAATATTCGACGCGCTATTGAAACTGCACGTAACAATCTGGAAATCCAACGCGATGCTGTAGTTGATCAATTTAAAAAATATAATACGGAAGTTGCTGAAGCACCTGTACAAGAACGAATGATACAATCTATCGAGCGCGAACATGAAGTCATGTCGAGTTTGTATTCTATGTTGCTACAAAAACGAGAAGAAAATAGCATGTCGCTTGCAGCAACTGTCGACAAAGGTAAACTTATTGACGATCCACAATTTGCTGGTATCGTAAGTCCAAATACCGAAATGATATATTTGATAGCATTGTTGGTTGGACTTCTTTTGCCATCTCTTGTTCTGTTCCTCATTCAGTTCTTTAGATATAAGATTGAAGGACACAACGACGTGGTACAGCTTACTAAGTTGCCAATTATTGCCGATGTCCCCGTTGCAAACGAAGCAGCAAAAGGGAAAGCCGACATTGTGGTGCACGAAAATCAGAATAACCAAATGGAAGAAGTGTTCCGTGCAATGCGTACCAATATACAATTTATATTGGAAGAGAACCAAAAAGTAATTCTCTTTACATCATCTACTTCAGGTGAAGGCAAGACATTTACAGCAGCTAACCTTGCAGTAAGTTTCGCTTTGTTAGGCAAAAAGGTTATCTTTGTAGGACTTGATATTCGAAGACCGCGTCTTGCAGAACAGTTTAAGATAAACGACCACAAGCATGGTATTACAAACTTGCTTATAAAGAACGAACCTACGTTAGAAAAGTTAAAAGAACAAATTGTGCCATCGGGTGTAAATCAATACTTAGACTTGTTGATGGCTGGACCTATCCCTCCAAACCCAACAGAGTTAATAGCACGCCACTCTTTAAATATGGTATTCGATTTGTTGCGTCAAGAGTATGATTATATAATTGTAGATACTGCGCCAGTTGGTCTTGTTACCGACACTTTGCAGATTGGTAGAATTGTAGATACGACTGTTTATGTATGTCGTGCCGATTATACGTTGAAATCGTCTTTCGATATGATTAACGAACTTTCAGAAGAAAAGAAACTTCCAAAGATGAATATCGTGCTTAATGGTGTCGATATGTCAAAAAAGAAATATGGTTACTATTATGGTTATGGACGTTACGGAAAATATGGACGATATGGTGCAGGAAAATACGGAAAGCATGGTGCATATGGAAACTATGGCAGTTTTGGTAACTACCGTAACAGCAAATATGGAAATAAGAACGATAATTCTATAAAACGATAA
- a CDS encoding BT0820 family HAD-type phosphatase, whose translation MVIAVDFDGTIVEHMYPKIGNEIPFATDTLKELIKDGHQLILWSVREDGLLQEAVDWCHRRGVDFWAVNKDYPEEERSKNNHFSRKLKADMFIDDRNVGGLPDWGTIYQMIKYNETWESMHYNHQNPEYGQPKRKKHWWNF comes from the coding sequence ATGGTAATAGCAGTAGATTTTGATGGAACTATAGTGGAGCATATGTATCCTAAAATAGGAAACGAAATTCCATTTGCAACAGATACTTTAAAAGAATTAATAAAAGATGGACACCAATTAATTCTTTGGAGTGTTAGAGAAGACGGACTTTTACAAGAGGCTGTAGACTGGTGTCATAGACGCGGAGTAGATTTTTGGGCAGTAAACAAAGATTATCCAGAAGAAGAACGTTCGAAGAACAACCATTTCTCACGAAAACTAAAGGCAGACATGTTTATCGACGACCGCAATGTTGGTGGTTTACCCGATTGGGGAACTATTTATCAGATGATAAAATATAACGAAACGTGGGAAAGCATGCACTATAATCATCAAAACCCTGAATACGGACAGCCAAAGCGAAAGAAACATTGGTGGAACTTTTAG
- a CDS encoding efflux transporter outer membrane subunit, with the protein MKIRNIIILGLATLSLTGCKSLYGTYKRPEVKTDGLVRDPINDQTTLEGANDFGQLPWRDVFTDPNLQAIIEKALTNNPDLLNAALNIDIAEQQLGAAKLAFLPSLALAPQGTITHFGSHVEATKSYTLPIASSWEIDLFGNLRNAKKAAQMAMIQMQDYKVAVQTKLICNVANLYYTLLMLDRQNKIVTDMAALTKNTWDIMQLQMDYGRARATSVQSAQSAYYGVQARATDIKKQTREVENSLSLLMGEPVHGIARGTLDNQKLPSNFSGGIGVEILSNRADVHANEMALAKCFYNVNQARARFYPSLSITASGGWSNGNGMVNPAKLLFNAIGKLTQPIFMQGKLRAGLRVAEDQYKIAYNKWQNSVLTAGSEVSNALVAYNAAEEKDVLYTKQIEILKKNVEQTQMLYNQSSSSYLEVITAQQNLLNAEISQVQDQFSKLQAIVNLYYALGGGSK; encoded by the coding sequence ATGAAAATAAGAAATATCATCATTTTAGGACTTGCAACACTGTCTTTGACGGGTTGCAAGAGCCTATATGGAACATACAAACGTCCTGAAGTGAAAACCGATGGTCTTGTACGCGACCCCATCAACGACCAAACAACGTTGGAGGGAGCAAACGATTTTGGGCAACTTCCTTGGCGCGATGTGTTCACCGACCCTAATTTGCAAGCTATTATAGAGAAGGCATTGACCAATAATCCCGACCTGCTCAATGCCGCACTCAACATTGATATAGCCGAACAGCAACTCGGTGCTGCCAAGTTGGCATTCCTCCCATCGTTAGCTCTTGCACCGCAAGGTACAATTACACACTTCGGTTCGCACGTCGAAGCCACCAAATCGTACACGTTGCCCATAGCTTCGAGCTGGGAAATAGACCTCTTCGGCAATCTCCGCAATGCGAAGAAAGCGGCTCAGATGGCTATGATTCAGATGCAAGACTACAAGGTTGCAGTGCAAACAAAACTTATCTGCAACGTTGCAAACCTATACTACACTTTGCTGATGCTCGACCGGCAGAACAAGATTGTTACCGATATGGCAGCCCTTACAAAGAACACGTGGGATATAATGCAACTCCAGATGGACTACGGCAGAGCACGTGCAACAAGCGTACAGAGTGCACAGTCGGCTTATTACGGCGTTCAAGCACGTGCCACCGACATAAAGAAACAGACACGCGAGGTTGAAAACTCGCTGAGTCTGCTTATGGGCGAGCCTGTGCATGGCATTGCACGAGGCACGTTAGACAACCAGAAACTGCCTTCAAACTTCTCTGGTGGCATAGGTGTTGAAATTCTAAGCAACCGTGCCGACGTACACGCAAACGAGATGGCGTTGGCTAAATGCTTCTATAATGTCAATCAAGCGCGTGCCCGCTTCTACCCTTCTCTAAGCATTACGGCTTCGGGCGGTTGGAGCAACGGCAACGGAATGGTAAACCCTGCGAAGTTGCTTTTCAATGCTATCGGCAAACTAACGCAGCCTATTTTCATGCAAGGAAAGCTTAGAGCAGGACTTCGTGTGGCTGAAGACCAATACAAGATAGCATACAACAAATGGCAAAACAGTGTTCTGACTGCTGGTTCGGAAGTAAGTAACGCATTGGTGGCATACAATGCTGCCGAAGAGAAAGACGTACTTTACACAAAGCAGATAGAAATATTGAAGAAGAATGTAGAGCAAACACAGATGCTGTACAACCAAAGTTCAAGTTCTTACCTTGAAGTTATTACTGCACAACAGAACCTGCTGAATGCAGAAATATCTCAGGTTCAAGACCAGTTCTCTAAGTTACAAGCCATCGTAAACCTTTACTATGCGCTTGGTGGTGGGTCAAAATAA